From Mycolicibacterium cosmeticum, a single genomic window includes:
- a CDS encoding glycoside hydrolase family 65 protein produces MITHDAFPVEPWQIRETRLDLDMLAQAESIFALSNGHIGLRGNLDEGEPHGLPGTYLNSFYETQALPYAESGFGYPEAGQTIVDITNGKILRLLVDDEPFDVRYGELVDHERVLDLRAGTLSRVAQWRSPAGKQVKVTSTRLVSLTQRSVAAIEYVVEALDEFVRLTVQSELVANEDQPERSDDPRVATRLEHPLQAVHHEHTETGGLLVHQTTASGLMMAAAMDHDVEVPGRVEITTDSRPDLARTTVICGLRPGQKLRIVKYLAYGWSSLRSRPALRDQAAGALAGAKYSGWQGLLDGQRAYLDEFWDSADVEVFGDPDCQQAVRFGLFHVLQASARAERRAIPGKGLTGTGYDGHAFWDTEGFVLPVLTYTKPHAAADALRWRAATLDLAKDRARQLGLAGASFPWRTIRGEECSAYWPAGTAAWHINADIAMAFERYRVVTGDDSLERECGLAVLVETARLWLSLGHHDRHGVWHLDGVTGPDEYTALVTDNVFTNLMAAHNLRVAAAACLRHPEAAHTIGVTTEETAAWRDAAAAVHIPFDKELGVHAQCEGFTNLAEWDFTADTQYPLLLHEHYVRLYPTQVLKQADLVLAMHWHSHAFSPTEKARNVDYYERRTTRDSSLSACTQAVMCAEVGHLELAHDYAYEAALIDLRDLHHNTRDGLHMASLAGAWTALVAGFGGLRDDEGMLALDPHLPDGITRLRFRLRWKDFRLTVDATHHQVTYGLRDGPDARLTIRHAGADLELTTQEPTTVDVHPRKPLLPVPPQPVGREPMRRHLVSE; encoded by the coding sequence ATGATCACCCACGACGCATTTCCGGTCGAACCCTGGCAGATCCGCGAGACGCGGCTGGACCTGGACATGCTGGCCCAGGCGGAATCGATCTTCGCGCTGTCGAACGGGCATATCGGACTGCGCGGCAACCTCGACGAGGGCGAACCGCACGGATTGCCGGGTACGTATCTCAACTCGTTCTACGAAACCCAGGCCCTGCCCTACGCGGAGAGCGGATTCGGCTACCCGGAAGCCGGCCAGACCATCGTCGACATCACCAACGGCAAGATCCTGCGCTTGCTCGTCGACGACGAACCCTTCGACGTCCGGTACGGCGAACTCGTCGACCACGAACGGGTGCTCGATCTGCGGGCCGGCACGTTGTCACGGGTGGCCCAATGGCGTTCGCCGGCAGGCAAACAAGTCAAGGTCACCTCGACCCGGCTGGTGTCACTGACCCAGCGCAGCGTGGCCGCCATCGAGTATGTCGTCGAGGCTCTCGACGAATTCGTCCGTCTGACAGTGCAATCCGAGCTGGTCGCCAACGAGGACCAACCCGAACGATCGGACGATCCCCGAGTGGCCACCCGGCTGGAGCACCCGCTGCAGGCGGTGCATCACGAGCACACCGAGACCGGGGGCCTGCTGGTGCACCAGACGACGGCCAGCGGACTGATGATGGCTGCCGCTATGGATCACGACGTCGAGGTTCCCGGCCGGGTCGAGATCACTACCGATTCCCGTCCCGATCTGGCCCGCACGACGGTGATCTGCGGTCTGCGGCCCGGTCAGAAACTGCGCATCGTCAAGTATCTGGCCTATGGCTGGTCCAGTCTGCGCTCGCGCCCGGCGCTGCGCGACCAGGCCGCCGGGGCGCTGGCCGGCGCGAAGTACAGCGGCTGGCAGGGCCTGCTCGACGGCCAGCGAGCGTATCTCGACGAGTTCTGGGACAGCGCCGATGTCGAGGTGTTCGGTGACCCCGACTGCCAGCAAGCGGTGCGGTTCGGGTTGTTCCACGTGCTGCAGGCCAGCGCGCGTGCCGAACGCAGGGCGATCCCCGGCAAGGGGCTCACCGGTACCGGCTATGACGGCCATGCGTTCTGGGATACCGAGGGTTTCGTGCTCCCGGTGCTCACCTACACCAAGCCGCACGCCGCGGCCGACGCGCTGCGCTGGCGGGCGGCCACCCTGGACCTGGCCAAGGACCGGGCGCGCCAACTGGGCCTGGCGGGCGCCAGCTTCCCGTGGCGCACCATCCGCGGCGAGGAGTGCTCGGCCTACTGGCCGGCCGGCACGGCGGCCTGGCACATCAACGCGGATATCGCCATGGCGTTCGAGCGCTACCGCGTGGTCACCGGCGACGACAGCCTGGAACGCGAATGCGGGCTGGCGGTGCTCGTCGAGACCGCGCGGCTGTGGCTGTCGCTGGGGCATCACGACCGGCACGGGGTGTGGCACCTGGACGGGGTCACCGGCCCCGACGAGTACACCGCGCTGGTGACCGACAATGTGTTCACGAATCTGATGGCGGCACACAATCTTCGGGTGGCCGCCGCCGCCTGCCTGCGTCACCCCGAGGCGGCCCACACCATCGGCGTCACCACCGAGGAGACCGCCGCCTGGCGGGATGCGGCTGCCGCGGTGCACATCCCGTTCGACAAGGAGCTCGGGGTGCACGCGCAGTGCGAGGGTTTCACCAACCTCGCGGAGTGGGACTTCACGGCCGACACCCAGTACCCGCTGTTGCTGCACGAACACTACGTACGGCTCTACCCGACCCAGGTGCTCAAGCAGGCCGATCTGGTGCTGGCGATGCACTGGCACAGCCACGCCTTCTCCCCCACCGAGAAGGCCCGCAATGTCGACTATTACGAACGCCGCACCACCAGGGACTCGTCGTTGTCGGCATGCACCCAGGCCGTCATGTGCGCCGAGGTGGGGCACCTGGAGCTGGCCCACGATTACGCCTACGAAGCCGCGCTGATCGACCTGCGCGACCTGCATCACAACACCCGCGACGGCCTGCACATGGCCTCGCTGGCCGGCGCGTGGACGGCGCTGGTCGCCGGGTTCGGCGGACTGCGCGACGACGAGGGCATGCTGGCGCTGGATCCGCACCTGCCCGACGGGATCACCCGGCTGCGGTTCCGGTTGCGCTGGAAGGATTTCCGGCTGACCGTCGACGCCACCCACCACCAGGTGACCTACGGCCTGCGCGACGGCCCGGATGCCAGGCTGACCATCCGGCACGCCGGAGCCGACCTCGAACTCACCACGCAGGAACCGACGACCGTCGACGTCCACCCGCGCAAGCCGCTGCTGCCGGTGCCGCCGCAGCCCGTCGGCCGGGAACCGATGCGGCGCCACCTCGTCTCCGAGTGA
- a CDS encoding beta-phosphoglucomutase family hydrolase, which produces MLGLPDGVRACLFDLDGVLTDTASVHKTAWKAMFDDYLRARAIRTGEPFMPFDIDHDYLTYVDGKRREDGVRAFLNSRGIDLPEGGPDDPPEAETVAGLGNRKNAMFQRVLHTDGVTVFDGSRRYLAEAAGAGLGVAVVSSSANTREVLEVTGLARYVQQRVDGVTLREEHLPGKPAPDSFLRAAQLLDTEPAAAAVFEDALAGVAAGRAGKFGCVVGVDRVGQADELRSHGADIVVTDLADLLRDGR; this is translated from the coding sequence ATGCTGGGCCTGCCCGACGGCGTGCGCGCCTGCCTGTTCGACCTGGACGGCGTGCTCACCGACACCGCCAGCGTGCACAAGACGGCGTGGAAGGCGATGTTCGATGACTACCTCCGGGCCCGCGCAATCCGCACCGGTGAGCCGTTCATGCCGTTCGACATCGACCACGACTACCTCACCTATGTCGACGGCAAGCGCCGCGAGGACGGGGTCCGCGCCTTCCTGAACAGCCGCGGTATCGACCTGCCCGAGGGCGGACCCGACGATCCCCCGGAGGCCGAGACGGTAGCCGGCCTGGGCAACCGCAAGAACGCCATGTTCCAGCGGGTGCTGCACACCGACGGGGTGACCGTGTTCGACGGCTCCCGGCGCTACCTGGCCGAGGCCGCCGGCGCGGGACTCGGCGTGGCGGTGGTGTCCTCCAGTGCCAACACCCGCGAGGTGCTGGAGGTGACCGGGCTGGCCCGCTATGTGCAGCAGCGCGTCGACGGCGTCACGCTGCGCGAGGAGCACCTGCCCGGTAAACCGGCGCCGGATTCGTTCCTGCGGGCCGCGCAACTGCTGGACACCGAGCCGGCCGCCGCCGCCGTCTTCGAGGACGCGCTGGCCGGTGTGGCCGCCGGCCGCGCCGGGAAGTTCGGCTGTGTGGTGGGCGTGGATCGGGTCGGTCAAGCCGACGAATTGCGTTCGCACGGCGCCGATATCGTCGTCACTGACCTCGCCGACCTGTTGCGGGACGGCCGATGA
- a CDS encoding TauD/TfdA dioxygenase family protein: MTITVTQLGSRIGARIDGVTLGGDLDAATVTVIRTALLRHKVVFFGDQHHLDDDGQQAFAGLLGTPIGHHAFKGAGVIAPIDSEYAKATRWHTDVTFLPDYPAISVLRAVTLPSYGGSTLWASTAAGYDALPDPLKRLAENLWALHSNRYDYAAAPADEATDTQRALREMFGKPDFRTEHPVVRVHPETGERTLLAGDFVRGLLGMDSHESHALLDLLQRRITVPENTIRWTWAPGDVAMWDNRATQHRAVDDYDDQRRVMHRVTLAGDVPVDVYGRTSRAVGDVLERRAG, encoded by the coding sequence ATGACCATCACCGTCACCCAGCTCGGCAGCCGTATCGGCGCCCGCATCGACGGCGTCACCCTCGGTGGCGACCTCGACGCCGCCACCGTCACCGTCATCCGCACCGCCCTGTTGCGTCACAAGGTGGTGTTCTTCGGTGACCAGCACCATCTCGACGACGACGGCCAGCAGGCCTTCGCCGGACTGCTCGGAACCCCCATCGGCCACCACGCCTTCAAGGGCGCCGGCGTCATCGCACCGATCGACTCCGAGTACGCGAAGGCCACCCGCTGGCACACCGACGTCACCTTCCTGCCCGACTACCCGGCCATCTCGGTGCTGCGGGCGGTGACCCTGCCCAGTTACGGCGGCTCGACGCTGTGGGCCTCGACCGCGGCCGGCTACGACGCGCTGCCCGATCCGCTCAAGCGCCTCGCCGAGAACCTGTGGGCCCTGCACAGCAACCGTTACGACTACGCCGCCGCACCGGCCGACGAGGCCACCGACACCCAGCGCGCGCTACGCGAGATGTTCGGCAAGCCGGATTTCCGCACCGAGCACCCGGTGGTGCGGGTGCACCCCGAGACGGGCGAACGCACCCTGCTCGCCGGCGATTTCGTGCGCGGCCTGCTCGGCATGGACAGCCACGAATCCCATGCCCTGCTGGACCTGTTGCAACGCCGGATCACCGTGCCGGAGAACACCATTCGGTGGACCTGGGCGCCCGGTGACGTGGCCATGTGGGACAACCGGGCCACGCAGCACCGCGCCGTCGACGACTACGACGACCAGCGCCGGGTGATGCACCGGGTCACGCTGGCCGGCGATGTCCCGGTCGACGTGTACGGCCGGACCAGCCGCGCCGTCGGCGATGTGCTGGAGCGCCGGGCCGGCTGA
- a CDS encoding TetR/AcrR family transcriptional regulator — MTTSSPPSGREEVVAAVLDAAADLFAQRGPAATSIRDIATASRVNHGLVYRHFGTKERLVGAVLEHLGGNLIALTSQGAPAADIEHATDRHIRVLARALLDGYPVGQLQTRFPNIALLLEAVRPGYGDDDRGARLAVANAVALQLGWRLFEPFLRSSTGLDDVTDTQLRDVVGAQMDRILSPDGGRPGARRHNS, encoded by the coding sequence GTGACTACAAGCTCGCCACCGTCCGGCCGGGAGGAAGTGGTGGCGGCCGTGCTGGATGCCGCGGCGGACCTGTTCGCGCAGCGAGGACCCGCCGCCACCTCGATCCGGGACATCGCCACCGCCTCCCGGGTCAACCACGGCCTGGTCTACCGCCACTTCGGCACCAAGGAACGGCTGGTCGGCGCGGTGCTGGAACATCTGGGCGGCAATCTGATCGCGCTGACGTCGCAGGGGGCGCCGGCCGCCGATATCGAGCACGCCACCGACCGGCACATCCGCGTGCTGGCCAGGGCCCTGCTGGACGGATATCCGGTGGGCCAGCTGCAGACCAGATTCCCGAACATCGCCCTGCTGCTGGAGGCGGTGCGGCCCGGCTACGGCGACGACGACCGCGGCGCCCGGCTGGCGGTCGCCAATGCCGTTGCCCTGCAACTCGGTTGGCGCCTGTTCGAGCCGTTCCTGCGCTCGTCGACCGGACTCGACGACGTCACCGACACGCAGTTGCGCGACGTCGTCGGCGCCCAGATGGACCGGATCCTGAGCCCGGACGGAGGCCGACCCGGCGCGCGGCGGCACAACTCTTAG
- the guaA gene encoding glutamine-hydrolyzing GMP synthase, translated as MENASADASRASGSSQSRPVLVVDFGAQYAQLIARRVREARVFSEVIPHTATVEEIKARDPQAIVLSGGPASVYADGAPKLDPALFDIDVPVFGICYGFQAMAQALGGTVAHTGTSEYGRTELKVSGGQLHSELPESQPVWMSHGDAVTAAPAGFDVVATSAGAPVAAFEDRSRRLAGVQYHPEVLHSPHGQQVLSRFLHDFAGIGASWTPANIADQLIEAVREQIGDGRAICGLSGGVDSAVAAALVQRAIGDRLTCVFVDHGLLRAGERAQVQRDFVAATGAKLVTVDVADRFLDALTGVTNPEGKRKIIGREFIRAFEGAVRDTLSEFDIDFLVQGTLYPDVVESGGGSGTANIKSHHNVGGLPEDLKFKLVEPLRLLFKDEVRAVGRELGLPEEIVARQPFPGPGLGIRIVGEVTASRLDTLRRADAIAREELTTAGLDHQIWQCPVVLLADVRSVGVQGDGRTYGHPIVLRPVSSEDAMTADWTRVPYDVLERISTRITNEVPEVNRVVLDITSKPPGTIEWE; from the coding sequence GTGGAAAACGCCTCGGCAGACGCTTCTCGCGCCAGCGGCTCATCGCAGTCCCGCCCCGTCCTCGTCGTCGACTTCGGCGCGCAGTACGCCCAGCTGATCGCCCGGCGCGTGCGTGAGGCGCGGGTGTTCTCCGAGGTGATCCCGCACACCGCGACGGTCGAGGAGATCAAGGCCCGCGACCCGCAGGCCATCGTGCTCTCCGGCGGACCGGCCAGTGTGTACGCCGACGGGGCGCCCAAGCTGGACCCGGCCCTGTTCGACATCGACGTGCCGGTGTTCGGCATCTGCTACGGCTTCCAGGCCATGGCCCAGGCGCTCGGCGGCACGGTGGCGCACACCGGCACCAGTGAGTACGGCCGCACCGAACTGAAAGTGTCCGGCGGACAACTCCATTCGGAACTGCCGGAGTCACAGCCGGTCTGGATGAGCCACGGTGACGCCGTCACCGCGGCGCCGGCCGGGTTCGACGTCGTGGCCACCAGTGCCGGCGCGCCCGTCGCCGCCTTCGAGGACCGGTCCCGCCGGCTGGCCGGTGTGCAATATCACCCCGAGGTGCTGCACTCGCCGCACGGCCAGCAGGTGCTGAGCCGGTTCCTGCACGACTTCGCCGGCATCGGGGCGTCGTGGACCCCGGCCAACATCGCCGACCAGCTCATCGAGGCGGTGCGCGAACAGATCGGGGACGGCCGCGCCATCTGCGGACTGTCCGGCGGGGTGGACTCGGCGGTGGCCGCGGCCCTGGTGCAGCGTGCCATCGGCGACCGGCTCACCTGTGTCTTCGTCGACCACGGCCTGTTGCGGGCGGGGGAGCGGGCGCAGGTGCAGCGCGACTTCGTCGCCGCGACGGGGGCCAAGCTGGTGACCGTCGACGTGGCCGACCGCTTCCTGGACGCGCTGACCGGCGTCACCAACCCCGAGGGCAAGCGCAAGATCATCGGCCGCGAGTTCATCCGGGCCTTCGAGGGCGCGGTGCGCGACACCCTCAGTGAATTCGATATCGACTTCCTGGTGCAGGGCACGCTGTACCCGGACGTCGTCGAGTCCGGCGGTGGCAGCGGCACCGCCAACATCAAGAGCCACCACAACGTCGGCGGCCTGCCCGAGGACCTGAAGTTCAAACTCGTCGAGCCGCTGCGGCTGCTGTTCAAGGACGAGGTTCGCGCCGTCGGCCGGGAACTGGGTCTGCCGGAGGAAATCGTTGCGCGCCAACCCTTCCCGGGCCCCGGTCTGGGTATCCGCATCGTCGGGGAGGTGACCGCGTCGCGGCTGGACACCCTGCGCCGCGCCGATGCGATCGCCCGCGAGGAGCTCACCACCGCCGGCCTGGACCACCAGATCTGGCAGTGCCCGGTGGTGCTGCTCGCCGATGTCCGCTCGGTCGGCGTGCAGGGCGACGGCCGCACCTACGGCCATCCCATCGTGCTGCGCCCGGTCTCCAGCGAGGACGCCATGACCGCGGACTGGACCCGGGTGCCCTACGACGTGCTGGAGCGGATCTCGACCCGCATCACCAACGAGGTGCCCGAGGTGAACCGGGTGGTGCTCGACATCACCAGCAAGCCGCCGGGCACCATCGAATGGGAGTGA
- a CDS encoding S53 family peptidase has translation MNRHHTGIAHWLPALLLAGVLVFASDLPISRHLLGTNLIQGPYASLLAASTDLGPARPQQIQLTAALAGHQRPDDLIDWTHDRGLTVSWRPSDDWAIVEGNPDAIARAFDVTVHDYRGKQGQQFYASPQQPQVPEALRGEVTELGRILGYTPHHVSRPDIALDVPDRGLSPDALLTTYNADKLAADGFTGKGTTIVIFAFSGYDQKDLDTFSAMFGLPQFTPETLGDPLPVAHGETTMDLQVAHAVAPDARKVVVNARPTVQGDGAYQKIGKLFEDTDRAYPGAVWSLSIGWGCDKLLTAADLAPVRSALRAAQSHGTTAYNASGDLAGLECKGGTDWDSVPGPDDIGLDSVSSIPEMTSVGGTTLSTDDRGTWLAEQTWFDVPLSQGTGGGLSALFDLPPWQQAAAAQVAPERRTGKRMTPDISAVADPFTGVKIVLNGDVVIGGGTSQSAPIWAGLTAVMDQYLLANGGTLIGEINPLLYRIASGAPRPAFRDITLGANAVDLAGPGYDLVTGLGTPDIDNLARNLLIAQRIQA, from the coding sequence GTGAACCGACACCACACGGGCATCGCCCACTGGCTTCCGGCGCTCCTGCTGGCCGGTGTGCTGGTCTTTGCCTCTGATCTGCCGATCAGCCGACATCTCTTGGGGACCAACCTCATCCAAGGTCCCTACGCGTCGCTGTTGGCTGCCTCCACCGACCTCGGTCCGGCCCGGCCGCAGCAGATCCAGCTGACGGCCGCGCTCGCCGGTCACCAGCGTCCCGACGATCTCATCGACTGGACGCATGACCGGGGACTCACGGTCTCATGGCGCCCCAGTGACGACTGGGCCATCGTCGAGGGCAATCCGGACGCCATCGCGCGCGCCTTCGACGTCACCGTGCACGACTACCGGGGCAAGCAGGGCCAGCAGTTCTACGCTTCGCCCCAGCAGCCCCAGGTACCCGAGGCGCTGCGCGGCGAGGTCACCGAACTCGGGCGGATCCTGGGATACACCCCGCACCACGTGTCCCGGCCCGATATCGCGCTGGACGTCCCCGACCGCGGCCTGTCCCCCGACGCCCTGCTGACCACCTACAACGCCGACAAGCTCGCCGCCGACGGCTTCACCGGCAAGGGCACCACGATCGTCATCTTCGCGTTCAGCGGTTACGACCAGAAGGATCTGGACACGTTCTCCGCCATGTTCGGCCTGCCCCAGTTCACCCCGGAGACCCTCGGCGACCCACTCCCGGTGGCGCACGGCGAGACGACGATGGATCTGCAGGTGGCGCATGCCGTTGCGCCCGATGCCCGCAAGGTCGTGGTCAATGCCCGGCCGACCGTGCAGGGCGACGGTGCCTACCAGAAGATCGGCAAGCTGTTCGAGGACACCGACCGCGCCTACCCCGGCGCCGTCTGGAGCCTGTCGATCGGCTGGGGCTGCGACAAGCTGCTCACCGCGGCCGATCTGGCCCCGGTGCGCTCGGCGCTGCGGGCCGCCCAGTCGCACGGCACCACGGCCTACAACGCCAGCGGTGACCTGGCCGGCCTGGAATGCAAGGGCGGCACCGACTGGGACTCGGTGCCCGGACCCGACGACATCGGGCTGGATTCGGTGTCGTCGATCCCCGAGATGACCAGTGTCGGCGGCACCACGCTGTCCACCGACGACCGCGGCACCTGGCTGGCCGAACAGACCTGGTTCGACGTGCCGCTGTCCCAGGGCACCGGCGGCGGGCTGTCCGCCCTGTTCGACCTGCCGCCCTGGCAGCAGGCCGCGGCCGCGCAGGTGGCACCGGAACGCCGGACCGGCAAGCGGATGACCCCGGACATCTCGGCGGTGGCCGACCCGTTCACCGGGGTGAAGATCGTGCTCAACGGTGACGTGGTGATCGGCGGCGGCACATCACAGTCCGCGCCGATCTGGGCCGGGCTGACCGCGGTCATGGACCAGTACCTGCTCGCCAACGGCGGCACCCTGATCGGTGAGATCAACCCGTTGCTGTACCGCATCGCCTCCGGCGCACCGCGCCCGGCGTTCCGGGACATCACCCTGGGCGCCAACGCCGTCGACCTGGCGGGTCCGGGTTATGACCTGGTGACCGGATTGGGCACCCCCGACATCGACAACCTCGCCCGCAATCTGCTCATCGCACAACGAATCCAGGCCTGA
- a CDS encoding DNA polymerase Y family protein: protein MDWPAVAAASAAGLAATDPVAVTLANRVIACSASARAVGVRRGLRRREAQARCPQLHVSTADPARDARHFEGVTAAVDEVVPRAEVLRPGLLVMPVRGAARYFGSEHAAAERLVDAVAAAGAECQTGIADRLATAVFAARAGRIVEPGEDARFLADLSIRELATEPSLASPGRDELADLLWRMGIRSIGQFAELSRTDVASRFGADAIAAHRFACGEPSRGPSGREPERDLDAVMHCDPPIDRVDAAAFAGRSLAGELHRSLESAGVGCTRLAIQAVTANGEELQRVWRCAEPLTEDATADRVRWQLDGWLTRRGLGHAGPTAPITMLRLHPVEVVSAGALQLPLWGSSGDDDRLRARRALVRVQGLLGPEAVQVPVLSGGRGPAERITFTALGDEPVPAADPDQPWPGQLPEPAPAVLLDDPVELLDAEGNPVRVTARGLFSTDPAQLRSPEHSAALQWWAGPWPVDERWWDPGSARAGRTARAQVLLGGRADPGPAMLLCYRQRRWYVEGIYE, encoded by the coding sequence ATGGATTGGCCCGCGGTGGCCGCGGCCTCGGCCGCCGGTCTGGCGGCCACCGATCCGGTCGCGGTGACGTTGGCCAACCGGGTCATCGCGTGTTCGGCATCGGCGCGGGCCGTCGGGGTACGGCGCGGTCTGCGCCGGCGCGAGGCCCAGGCCCGGTGCCCGCAGTTGCACGTCAGTACCGCCGACCCGGCACGCGACGCCCGGCATTTCGAGGGGGTGACGGCGGCGGTCGACGAGGTGGTGCCCCGCGCGGAGGTGCTGCGGCCCGGCCTGCTGGTCATGCCGGTGCGGGGAGCGGCCCGCTATTTCGGATCCGAGCATGCCGCGGCGGAACGGTTGGTCGACGCGGTCGCCGCGGCCGGGGCCGAATGCCAGACCGGGATCGCCGACCGATTGGCCACGGCGGTGTTCGCGGCGCGGGCCGGCCGGATCGTCGAACCGGGAGAGGATGCCCGATTCCTGGCCGATCTGTCCATCCGGGAATTGGCCACCGAACCGAGCCTGGCGTCACCCGGCCGGGACGAGCTCGCGGACCTGTTGTGGCGCATGGGGATCCGGAGCATCGGTCAGTTCGCCGAACTGTCCCGCACCGATGTGGCGTCCCGGTTCGGCGCGGATGCGATCGCCGCGCACCGATTCGCCTGCGGTGAGCCGTCCCGCGGGCCGTCGGGGCGCGAACCGGAACGTGACCTCGATGCCGTGATGCACTGTGATCCGCCGATCGACCGGGTGGACGCGGCGGCTTTCGCCGGCCGGTCGCTGGCCGGTGAGCTGCACCGCAGCCTGGAGTCGGCCGGTGTGGGTTGCACCCGGCTGGCCATTCAAGCGGTCACCGCCAACGGTGAGGAGCTGCAACGGGTTTGGCGGTGCGCCGAACCGCTGACCGAGGATGCCACCGCCGATCGGGTGCGCTGGCAGCTCGACGGCTGGCTCACTCGCCGTGGTCTCGGCCACGCTGGTCCAACGGCTCCCATCACCATGCTGCGGCTGCATCCGGTCGAGGTGGTGTCGGCGGGTGCACTGCAGTTGCCGCTGTGGGGATCCTCGGGTGACGACGACCGCCTGCGGGCCCGGCGCGCGCTGGTGCGGGTGCAGGGCCTGCTGGGGCCGGAAGCGGTGCAGGTGCCGGTGCTCAGCGGTGGGCGCGGGCCGGCCGAGCGCATCACGTTCACGGCGCTGGGTGACGAACCGGTGCCCGCGGCCGACCCGGACCAGCCGTGGCCGGGACAATTGCCCGAGCCCGCGCCTGCGGTCCTGCTCGACGATCCGGTGGAACTTCTTGACGCCGAGGGTAATCCGGTACGGGTGACGGCTCGCGGACTGTTCTCCACCGACCCGGCCCAGCTGAGATCACCGGAACATTCCGCGGCGTTGCAGTGGTGGGCCGGGCCGTGGCCGGTCGACGAACGGTGGTGGGATCCGGGATCGGCGCGGGCCGGCCGCACCGCGCGGGCGCAGGTGCTGCTCGGCGGCCGAGCCGACCCGGGGCCGGCCATGCTGCTGTGTTACCGGCAGCGCCGCTGGTATGTGGAGGGGATCTACGAATAG
- a CDS encoding nucleoside hydrolase, with translation MTGTTRQPVFADVDTGVDDAMALAYLFASADAEVVGIASTAGNVPVDRVCVNNLGLLTLCGITGVEVSKGAENPLSIPLRTAEDTHGPEGLGYARLPAGDQAPAPYDAAEAWVGAAHAYPGELIGLVTGPLTNLALALRKEPALPRLLRRLVIMGGAFDYRGNTTAVAEWNISVDPEAAAEVFAVWGAAWGLHKPTHLPIILGLNLTENAVMTPSILARLAAAAGAPSAQMSVLDDRGTRSTAANPLIRVLEDAMRFYFEFHFDQGEGYLAHLHDPLAAAVALDPDLVRCRQATVDVELTGTLTRAMTVADWNGRWGRDLNAHVGVEVDPAAFFDRFIARVGPFAQRLA, from the coding sequence GTGACGGGCACAACGAGGCAGCCGGTGTTCGCCGACGTGGACACCGGTGTCGATGATGCGATGGCCCTGGCGTACCTGTTCGCCAGTGCCGACGCCGAGGTGGTGGGCATCGCGTCGACGGCGGGCAATGTGCCGGTGGATCGGGTGTGCGTCAACAATCTGGGCCTGCTGACGTTGTGCGGCATCACCGGTGTCGAGGTGTCCAAGGGTGCCGAGAACCCCCTGAGCATCCCGTTGCGCACGGCCGAGGACACCCATGGCCCAGAGGGTTTGGGCTATGCCCGGTTACCGGCCGGCGATCAGGCGCCGGCGCCCTACGACGCCGCCGAAGCCTGGGTGGGCGCCGCCCATGCGTATCCCGGTGAGCTGATCGGGTTGGTCACCGGACCACTGACCAATCTGGCGCTGGCGCTGCGCAAGGAACCGGCGTTGCCGCGGCTGTTGCGCCGGCTGGTGATCATGGGCGGGGCGTTCGACTATCGCGGCAACACCACGGCCGTCGCGGAGTGGAACATCAGTGTCGATCCGGAGGCGGCGGCCGAGGTGTTCGCGGTCTGGGGTGCGGCGTGGGGTCTGCACAAACCGACCCACCTGCCGATCATCCTGGGCCTCAACCTGACCGAGAACGCGGTGATGACACCGTCCATCCTGGCCCGGCTCGCGGCCGCGGCGGGGGCGCCGTCGGCGCAGATGAGCGTGCTCGACGATCGCGGTACCCGGTCCACGGCGGCGAATCCGTTGATCCGGGTGCTCGAGGACGCGATGCGGTTCTACTTCGAGTTCCATTTCGACCAGGGCGAGGGTTATCTCGCGCATCTGCACGACCCGCTGGCCGCGGCAGTGGCCCTGGACCCGGACCTGGTGCGCTGCCGGCAGGCCACCGTCGACGTCGAGCTGACCGGCACCCTGACCCGTGCCATGACGGTGGCCGACTGGAACGGCCGGTGGGGGCGCGACCTCAATGCGCACGTCGGGGTGGAGGTCGATCCGGCCGCCTTCTTCGACCGGTTCATCGCGCGGGTGGGCCCGTTTGCGCAGCGACTCGCCTGA